From a single Oncorhynchus tshawytscha isolate Ot180627B linkage group LG33, Otsh_v2.0, whole genome shotgun sequence genomic region:
- the LOC112230563 gene encoding 5-hydroxytryptamine receptor 1A-beta-like: MEERNNTTAAWFPFDFQNETSTADAEMKLSSQIFTSFLLAVLILCAVFGNACVVAAIALERNLQNVGNYLIGSLAVTDLMVSVLVLPMAALYQVLNRWTLGQVPCDIFISLDVLCCTSSILHLCAIALDRYWAITEPIEYMKKRTPRRAAVLISVTWFVGFSISVPPMLIMRSQPSSKAEDIANPEQCMISRDPWYTIYSTFGAFYIPLILMLVLYGRIFKAARFRIMRTVRKTEKKKVSDSCLALSPALFHKRTNGDPSKSWKRSVEPKPTPCVNGAVKHGDLLEIIEVHSNSKNNLPLPNNPHSEPLFESRQDKNMEAKRKMAMARERKTVKTLGIIMGTFIFCWLPFFIVALVMPFCQSCQMPKWLEDVINWLGYSNSLLNPIIYAYFNKDFQSAFKKIIKCHYCKT; this comes from the coding sequence ATGGAGGAAAGAAACAACACTACGGCCGCATGGTTTCCATTTGATTTTCAAAACGAAACCTCGACAGCTGATGCAGAGATGAAACTAAGTTCCCAAATCTTCACGTCCTTTCTTCTTGCCGTACTTATCCTCTGTGCCGTATTTGGGAACGCGTGTGTGGTTGCAGCCATCGCCCTGGAGAGAAATCTTCAGAATGTAGGGAACTATCTGATTGGGTCTCTGGCTGTGACTGATCTGATGGTATCGGTTCTGGTGTTGCCCATGGCGGCCCTTTACCAAGTCTTAAACAGGTGGACTCTCGGACAGGTACCATGCGACATTTTCATCTCTTTAGATGTGTTATGTTGTACATCATCTATACTGCACCTTTGCGCCATCGCCTTGGACAGGTACTGGGCCATTACCGAACCCATAGAGTATATGAAGAAGAGGACACCCAGAAGAGCGGCGGTTCTGATCAGTGTCACCTGGTTTGTCGGGTTTTCCATCTCTGTTCCACCCATGTTGATCATGCGTTCCCAGCCGAGTAGTAAAGCGGAGGACATAGCTAATCCCGAGCAGTGCATGATAAGTCGAGACCCCTGGTACACAATCTACTCGACATTCGGCGCGTTCTACATTCCGTTGATACTCATGTTGGTCTTATATGGACGGATATTCAAAGCTGCCAGGTTTAGAATCATGAGAACAGTGCGTAAAACAGAGAAAAAGAAAGTGTCTGATTCTTGTTTGGCACTGTCCCCTGCTCTTTTCCACAAGAGGACCAACGGGGACCCGAGTAAAAGCTGGAAGAGGAGCGTGGAGCCCAAACCAACCCCCTGCGTAAACGGCGCGGTCAAGCACGGCGATTTGTTGGAGATTATCGAGGTTCACAGCAACTCAAAAAACAACCTGCCACTCCCCAACAACCCCCATTCCGAGCCGCTCTTTGAGAGCAGACAAGATAAGAACATGGAGGCAAAGAGAAAGATGGCCATGGCCAGAGAGCGCAAGACTGTGAAGACGCTGGGTATAATTATGGGCACTTTTATCTTTTGCTGGTTGCCTTTCTTTATTGTCGCCCTGGTAATGCCCTTTTGCCAGTCGTGCCAAATGCCAAAGTGGCTCGAGGACGTCATTAACTGGCTCGGGTACTCCAACTCTCTACTGAACCCCATCATTTACGCATATTTCAACAAAGACTTCCAAAGTGCCTTTAAGAAAATAATCAAATGTCACTACTGCAAAACATAA